The DNA sequence GGCATAACAATTAAGTTTTCTTATCTGATGTTTCgatgttttttagtagattttttgGCATAGGGTCCCAATTGACAGACAGGTCCCAAGCAATTTGTATTATAGATCTTTTGCTATTCTTTTACTATAATTCACATTAAAAATCCCCTATAACCGTTTTCAGTGCTTTACGTCTTTATTttgagaaataatgaaaaaaaattccctcAACCATGGAGCCGCGTAGCAGTCTGTTAGGGCCCGTCCAGTGAAAAGTATTGAATAAAAAgccataagaaaaaggcaaaacaaatagATTAGACTAGATAGATCAATCATATTCTTGTTTTCTATCTTCAGTATATTGACATCCATGTATATACCTTCATGTTAAATAATTGAACCCCTGCTTGTCCCATTAAACAGGTCTCTCAGTTGGCGATGTTCCGGACAAACAGCCCATCGGAATAGTCCTGACGGTGCTGGGTGTTGTGGTGTTGGACTTTTGCGCTGACGCCACAGAAGGACCCATCCGCGCTTACCTACTTGACGTGGCCGACAATGAGGAACAGGACATGGCACTTAATATCCACGCCTTCTCCGCAGGTATGTAGAGATTTTATGTTACCCTGTGTGACCCATCTGCTCCGTATCCCCAACAGTCTAAGGACTTGTCATGTAATGATTTTTCAGGGTAAATTGCACCTTAATCTCCTCCTACAGGAGTTTTAATGCCCAAACAAAAACTACCTTTCACACGagcaaaaaaacaactgaaaataccTCAGCTGTGTAGAAAATGGGAAGGTTGTCTTCAAAACAATCCAATCACATAACCGTGCAATATTCTCTGTTGACATTGTGTTTTTGCCTCTCCAGGTCTTGGTGGAGCTGTTGGCTATATGCTTGGTGGACTGGACTGGACGCAGACTTTCCTTGGGAGTCTGTTCAAATCTCAAGAACAAGTGTTGTTCTTCTTTGCAGCCATTATTTTTTCCGTGTCTGTTGTCCTTCACCTCTTTAGCATTGAAGAAGAACAGTACAGCCCTCAGCAGGACCGTCTTGAAGATGAAGGGGATACTCTATCCAGTGTCAAGATGAACAGCACCATCGCACCCATGTCTCGATTAAACATTATCAATGAGGAAGAGGCCTACTCAACGTTCCCTGATGAAGTGCAGTCAGAGCACGATCTCTGCTTGGACTTCCTCGAGGTGGACATTGTGAGGAGTAAAAGCGACTCTGTCTTGCACATGCCTGACGCAACCTTAGACTATGAATCAGAGCTGCtctttttaaatgaaattgaGCCTTCAATTTTCCAAGACTGTTCATATCCAAACACCCCACGCAGCAACAGCCAGGAACtcatgaaatccaaatttgaCCGACTCTCCGCATTCCTCAGGGAGAATGAGAAAGAAGAGGAAATGTTGCTTGATAACCACCTTAACGAAGCCAAAGTTCCCAACGGCAGCGATTACTTACCAAAAGAGAACGCAAACGGACACACACAAATAGGCATGAAGCAGTCTTGTACCGCCAACTCCATGCGCCGAAGGAGACACATGTTCTATCGCCAGCCATCTTGTACTTTCTCATACTATGGCAAAGTTGGTTCCCACCGGTATAGGTTCAGAAGAGCCAATGCCATATTGCTGATAAAGTCGTCGCGCAGCATGAATGACATTTATGATATTCAGAAAAAGCAACGCCAGAGACAGAGGCACAGAAACCAGAGTGGTGCCACCAACTCTAGTGGAGACACAGAGAGTGAGGAAGGTGAGACTGAAACCACCGTTCGGCTCCTCTGGCTGTCCATGCTGAAGATGCCCAAGCAACTCATGAGGCTGTGCGTTTGCCATCTGCTGACTTGGTTTTCAATTATTGCCGAAGCTGTGTTTTACACCGATTTCATGGGACAGGTCATTTTTGAAGGTGACCCCAAGGTAATGTCATTAGCATACTGAGTGCCTGGGTCTTCTTACATATGAACCTTGCCCCGCCATGTCCTtactgagtgttttttttttctgcagggtcTATTTAATTCGACAGAATTACATAACTATAATGCTGGTGTTCAGATGGGATGCTGGGGATTAGTGATTtatgctgctactgctgctgttTGCTCAGGTAATTCTTTATCCAATGTACCCTTTAACCTTTTTCATTGAGGCTAGATACTGCTAAACATCTGACATTAATCTGTAATCTAACCTAATCCGCAGGGTTTATCTGAATTGCTAGAATACCAGGGCACCTACTGTTCAGTCCCATCCCTAGTGGGCAGGGGCGCTCCTGGCtcctctgccacctgaggcagcagcagttgctgctgcccccctccccctgaaatttgctcttaaagtaccaggagcagcatttttgctgcccctaggacctagtggggtgctgccgcctgaggcgacagcctcaactcgcctcattggcgaagcacccctgctagTGGGCCCCAGCCAAGGAAAATCTCTGTCAGTCCTCTTTTATTTCCATAAATGGGTCAATATGACACCTATAGCATTTAGCAATGTCTTCCTCTAATTGTTATGAGAGTGGCCCCATGAGATCAGATTCTCTGTAGTGCTCCAGGACACTGCTGATCCTAAACTGTAATTTTCTcttaattcaccaaaatgcaataGCGCAAAGGGAAACTgaccccaattaaaaaaaaaaactaaacaatgcCAGTCTATAATAGAGGCAGGAGGGGCACGGAGGTCAAACAGGGAGGTAGTCGGAGGTCTTATTAAGGGGATAGTAACATTTTTTCAATATCATCGATGCATTGGACTAATCCGAGGAGAATACGGGCGGTTGGaccgaggaccacatcaacaaaccaatgcggtcctcggtctgacaggatttttaaacctgcccgatcttCGGCCACATATCAATTGGGGGAAGCCAGTTGGAGGGCCACATACACTGCCTTATAAGATGCCAACTTAGTCAGCTTAGTCTGATGTTGACTGCCATATATTGGAGCTTTTGGGTTACATGTTTCTacattatagatcccatacctgtatgtctcATTAAACTGAATATTACATAACAAAATAGAAATATTCTCATTAGGACACAATGTAGAGTAGGAATTAAAATACAGTCTTTAAGGATCGACTTTTGTCCTTTGCAACTTCTGTTCCAGACCGAATTACTGTTTGTTTAGTGATATAGACTTCTGTGTCTGTAGTCAGACTGCAATCTGCCATCTATGGAAATTTGCGTTTCATTGCGGAACAAATATCAATGAAAACGTTATGTCCCAAATACATGAAATGAGCATATCATGTGGCACGCTAATTAAATAGAAAGCGTATCGCTCACTCGGAGATAAGCCTTAGCAGATGTTTAGGGTTTTGCTTGATTCTCGATGGCGAATAAA is a window from the Xenopus laevis strain J_2021 chromosome 6L, Xenopus_laevis_v10.1, whole genome shotgun sequence genome containing:
- the slc45a4.L gene encoding solute carrier family 45 member 4 codes for the protein MKMAPQNADSESMQVQELQLSKLKNEETKENESRDETISESSIDRIPVKLWVMHGAVMFGREFCYAMETALVTPVLLQIGLPEQYYSLTWFLSPILGLIFTPIIGSASDRCTLRWGRRRPFILALCVGVLLGVALFLNGSVIGLSVGDVPDKQPIGIVLTVLGVVVLDFCADATEGPIRAYLLDVADNEEQDMALNIHAFSAGLGGAVGYMLGGLDWTQTFLGSLFKSQEQVLFFFAAIIFSVSVVLHLFSIEEEQYSPQQDRLEDEGDTLSSVKMNSTIAPMSRLNIINEEEAYSTFPDEVQSEHDLCLDFLEVDIVRSKSDSVLHMPDATLDYESELLFLNEIEPSIFQDCSYPNTPRSNSQELMKSKFDRLSAFLRENEKEEEMLLDNHLNEAKVPNGSDYLPKENANGHTQIGMKQSCTANSMRRRRHMFYRQPSCTFSYYGKVGSHRYRFRRANAILLIKSSRSMNDIYDIQKKQRQRQRHRNQSGATNSSGDTESEEGETETTVRLLWLSMLKMPKQLMRLCVCHLLTWFSIIAEAVFYTDFMGQVIFEGDPKGLFNSTELHNYNAGVQMGCWGLVIYAATAAVCSALLQKYLDNYDLSIKVIYILGTLGFSIGTAVMSIFPNVYVSMIMISTMGIVSMSISYCPYALLGQYHEIKEYIHHSPGNSKRGFGIDCAILSCQVYISQILVASALGGVVDAVGTVRVIPLVASVGSFLGFLTAAFLVIYPEVPEESKDEQKKQNPPVTNGVDSEKPAVLKLTHKAVTPPTGTESESAV